One window from the genome of Pseudanabaena yagii GIHE-NHR1 encodes:
- the murQ gene encoding N-acetylmuramic acid 6-phosphate etherase codes for MASESAVGLQDNGLGSQNRDRGYLLTEQANPHSQNLDRLSPLEIVELFNQEDLKAVEAVGKEKEAIAQAITVIAEAITNGGRLFYIGAGTSGRLSVLDAAECPPTFCSDPELIQGILAGGMNAMVRSSEALEDREDDGAAAIQERNISDRDVVFGITAGGTTPYVHGALKEAKQRGAKTIFFCCVPAEQFPIQYDIEIRPLVGAEILAGSTRLKAGTATKLVLNTISTGVMVQLGKVYGNRMIDVSVTNSKLEDRAIRIIRDLTSLSRAEAAELLERSGRSVKLALLMHWKGVDASIATQMLQATNGHLGQAIA; via the coding sequence ATGGCTAGTGAATCAGCTGTGGGATTGCAGGACAATGGGCTAGGGAGTCAAAATCGCGATCGCGGTTATTTGTTAACAGAGCAGGCAAATCCCCATAGCCAAAATTTGGATCGGCTCAGTCCTCTAGAAATCGTGGAACTGTTTAATCAAGAAGATCTCAAGGCAGTTGAGGCAGTTGGGAAAGAAAAAGAGGCGATCGCCCAAGCGATTACGGTAATTGCTGAAGCAATTACCAATGGCGGCAGGTTGTTTTACATTGGGGCAGGAACGAGTGGAAGGCTTAGTGTCCTCGATGCGGCGGAATGTCCTCCCACATTTTGCAGCGATCCTGAGTTAATCCAAGGGATTTTGGCGGGTGGAATGAATGCGATGGTACGCAGTTCCGAAGCTCTCGAAGATCGTGAGGATGATGGAGCCGCCGCCATCCAAGAGAGAAATATTAGCGATCGCGATGTTGTCTTTGGGATCACCGCAGGGGGCACAACTCCCTATGTGCATGGAGCCTTAAAAGAAGCGAAACAACGGGGGGCAAAGACGATCTTTTTTTGCTGCGTCCCTGCCGAGCAATTTCCGATACAGTACGATATCGAGATTCGTCCCCTTGTCGGTGCAGAGATTTTGGCTGGCTCGACCCGCCTCAAGGCTGGGACAGCCACCAAACTAGTCCTAAACACCATCTCGACAGGTGTAATGGTGCAACTAGGCAAAGTTTACGGTAATCGGATGATTGATGTCTCTGTCACCAATAGCAAACTTGAAGATCGCGCCATTCGGATCATCCGTGACCTCACATCCCTCAGCCGTGCAGAGGCAGCAGAGTTATTAGAGCGATCGGGTAGAAGTGTGAAACTAGCCTTATTAATGCATTGGAAAGGTGTAGATGCAAGCATTGCCACGCAAATGCTCCAAGCTACTAATGGGCATCTAGGTCAAGCGATCGCTTAG
- a CDS encoding PAS domain S-box protein, translating to MLHHHHPKYLQVNPQKHQFLAKVLFLSLAIAIVSILGGGWLAFQWFGQRINQNTKEALLAIADLKSKQIQQWLSERKADAQIFAGIHSLEQVLKAIQNRDKALAVHQNALQEAINKTKEEYGYSRIIVIDLTGNIVAPVLNQDSDLAPEVLSVFRQKLIPSPYYLGKAELIDLYWRETPTGKSIVHGVIAPIYDHSNASLPLLGAVYMEFDASKYLFPLLQTWPNSNLTTETLLVRQEQNFIRYLTPLRYKNNAPLELIKSFDNQEVLAIQAVQTHQSLLQGIDYRGNKVIGASYLVKGTPWIMISKMDQIEADAPLNQLATVISALTFLFIASVLYIARQLWRNSELALLASQQQSAIDHAAIIEHNAKRYSTAIETSIDGYALFDRQGKFIQTNDSLAKITGYSTEELLNLSVFDLAVDDSFEITNFIANSDATQKQRLTQKWQRQDKQIIDVEIGISYFTEGEGQFFIFVQDITNSLKTQRQLEQSTQLHTFLSRANEAIVRTRNPQELLQKICEIAIEYGGFRLAWVGIPNPATKMVKVTAAAGSATYYLENIQISIDPELEIAHGPTGKAIREIRPIIINDFLANSITAPWHEIALSHGIKASATFPLRIDRHTISAIMFYSSVINYFTDDVIALLKELAEDVELALALADSERLRQQAESSLKKSEERFRLALINAPFPIILYTEENAILQINRAWINQSGHADCDIQEINQWTEQFCRDYLPLIRPQPNLDSDRYLDQEITLTIADGSQRIWRFGSALLPNHTDGKSAAIAMAVDITEQRLIEVALKQNEKRFRHAIINAPLPIMLHAEDGEVLAINRAWTELSGYELNDIPTIEEWTKKAYSDRHLQMQDVISHLYETEGIQNNGEFSIITKDGSSRIWDFGSANLGRIADGRKTLISIATDVTERKANELALQKAKELAEEANHAKSAFLANMSHELRTPLNGILGYAQIYLTDPDFSLKQKEGFQIIYQCGSHLLDLISEILDLSKIEARKLELSPTEVEFPNFLTGVAQMCQIKAEEKNLLFHSEISDRLPFFVLVDEQRLRQVLLNLLGNAIKFTDFGSVTMKVEAIAKESTEGETASPSPEMLPDTLKDESVVTGKIRFTISDTGRGIAADNLTQIFLPFEQVGDRHDRPDGTGLGLAISQKLVTMMGGKLCVESELEKGSRFWFDLELPETSATIFTQGTSNLTNNRVIGYVGQKRTILVVDDKWVNRSVIAKLLESWDFNVIEAVNGHHGITMATSNSIDAIITDLIMPVLDGFKMAQMLRGMPQFPRIPILAISASILPQDQAKSLEAGCSDFLVKPIEATTLLNKLAQHLNLSWIYAESLPSPPSLDLYNADPIRQTIPPDRELTIIRDALEVGDFKAIEQEAQRIVQLDTQYQWFVNHLVTLAQDFDEMSILQLINSNNGQEKS from the coding sequence ATGCTTCATCATCACCACCCAAAGTATTTACAGGTAAATCCTCAAAAGCATCAATTTCTTGCGAAAGTATTGTTTCTTTCTCTAGCGATCGCAATAGTGAGTATTCTTGGTGGTGGGTGGTTAGCATTTCAATGGTTTGGACAACGCATCAACCAAAATACAAAAGAAGCTCTTTTGGCGATCGCCGATTTAAAATCTAAGCAGATCCAACAGTGGCTATCTGAACGCAAAGCTGATGCACAAATATTTGCAGGCATCCATTCGTTAGAACAAGTTCTCAAAGCAATTCAGAATCGGGATAAAGCTCTAGCTGTTCATCAAAACGCTTTGCAAGAGGCAATCAACAAGACTAAAGAAGAATATGGCTATAGCCGCATTATTGTGATAGATCTCACAGGTAATATAGTTGCCCCAGTTCTTAATCAAGACTCAGACTTAGCTCCTGAAGTTTTGTCTGTTTTTCGGCAGAAACTAATTCCATCACCATACTATTTGGGTAAAGCAGAATTAATAGACCTCTATTGGCGAGAAACTCCAACAGGGAAATCGATTGTGCATGGAGTAATTGCGCCTATATATGATCATTCCAATGCATCATTGCCATTGTTAGGGGCTGTTTACATGGAGTTTGATGCTTCCAAATATCTATTTCCACTCCTCCAGACATGGCCAAATTCTAATTTGACCACAGAAACATTATTGGTGCGCCAAGAACAAAACTTTATAAGGTACTTGACTCCTCTTCGATACAAAAACAATGCCCCCCTAGAACTTATCAAATCATTTGACAATCAAGAAGTATTAGCGATTCAAGCAGTTCAAACCCATCAATCATTATTGCAAGGGATTGATTACCGAGGTAATAAAGTCATCGGAGCCTCATATTTGGTCAAGGGAACTCCTTGGATCATGATCTCTAAAATGGATCAAATAGAAGCTGATGCTCCGTTGAACCAACTGGCGACTGTTATTAGTGCTCTAACGTTCTTATTCATTGCGAGCGTGCTCTATATTGCGAGACAACTATGGAGAAATAGTGAATTAGCGCTACTTGCTTCACAGCAGCAATCTGCTATCGATCATGCAGCCATTATTGAGCATAATGCGAAGCGTTATAGCACTGCGATCGAAACTTCCATTGATGGTTATGCTCTATTCGATCGCCAAGGCAAGTTTATCCAGACCAATGATTCTCTAGCCAAAATTACGGGTTACAGCACCGAAGAACTACTAAATCTCAGTGTTTTTGATCTAGCAGTAGATGATTCCTTTGAGATCACAAACTTTATCGCTAACTCTGACGCAACCCAAAAGCAAAGACTTACGCAAAAATGGCAGCGCCAAGACAAACAAATCATTGATGTTGAAATTGGCATTTCCTATTTTACCGAAGGTGAAGGTCAATTTTTTATTTTTGTACAGGACATCACTAATAGCCTGAAGACTCAAAGGCAACTTGAGCAATCTACACAACTACATACTTTTTTGAGTCGAGCCAATGAAGCGATCGTGAGAACTCGCAATCCACAGGAGTTATTACAAAAAATTTGTGAAATTGCGATCGAGTATGGAGGATTTCGATTGGCTTGGGTGGGTATTCCTAATCCTGCTACGAAAATGGTCAAAGTCACGGCGGCGGCAGGTTCAGCAACCTATTATCTCGAAAATATCCAAATCTCCATAGATCCTGAGCTAGAAATTGCTCATGGCCCCACAGGTAAAGCTATCCGCGAAATCCGCCCTATAATTATCAATGATTTTTTAGCAAATTCAATTACTGCCCCTTGGCATGAAATCGCCCTTAGTCATGGCATTAAAGCTAGTGCTACCTTTCCCCTACGAATTGACAGACACACTATTAGCGCGATTATGTTTTACTCGTCAGTAATCAACTACTTTACTGATGATGTCATCGCTTTACTGAAAGAATTAGCCGAAGATGTGGAACTTGCTCTAGCCTTAGCTGATTCTGAAAGATTACGGCAACAAGCTGAAAGCTCTCTCAAAAAAAGTGAGGAGCGGTTTCGCTTAGCACTGATTAATGCTCCCTTCCCGATCATTCTCTATACAGAGGAGAATGCGATCTTGCAGATCAATCGTGCTTGGATTAATCAATCTGGTCATGCTGATTGCGATATTCAAGAGATTAATCAATGGACAGAGCAATTTTGTCGTGACTATTTACCACTAATTAGACCACAACCGAACCTGGATAGCGATCGCTATCTAGATCAGGAAATTACATTGACTATTGCCGATGGCTCACAGCGTATTTGGCGATTTGGCTCAGCACTATTACCCAACCACACAGATGGTAAATCTGCCGCTATTGCAATGGCAGTGGATATTACAGAACAAAGGTTAATAGAAGTAGCGTTAAAACAGAATGAAAAAAGATTTCGGCACGCAATCATCAATGCGCCTTTGCCGATCATGCTTCATGCAGAAGACGGAGAGGTATTAGCAATTAATCGCGCTTGGACAGAACTGAGTGGCTACGAACTTAACGATATTCCTACGATTGAGGAATGGACAAAAAAAGCCTATAGCGATCGCCATCTACAGATGCAAGATGTGATTAGTCACCTTTATGAAACTGAGGGCATTCAAAACAATGGGGAATTTTCTATAATTACTAAAGATGGCTCTAGTCGGATTTGGGACTTTGGCTCGGCAAACTTGGGACGAATTGCCGATGGGCGCAAAACCTTAATTTCGATCGCTACAGATGTAACTGAGCGCAAAGCCAACGAATTAGCCTTACAAAAAGCGAAAGAACTCGCCGAAGAAGCCAACCATGCGAAAAGTGCTTTCCTCGCCAACATGAGCCATGAATTGCGGACTCCCCTCAATGGCATCCTTGGCTATGCTCAGATTTATTTAACTGATCCTGACTTTTCTCTCAAGCAAAAAGAAGGTTTTCAGATCATTTACCAATGTGGTAGTCATTTGCTTGACTTGATTTCTGAGATCCTTGATCTATCGAAAATAGAGGCACGCAAGCTAGAGCTTAGTCCCACAGAAGTAGAATTTCCCAATTTCTTAACTGGCGTAGCCCAAATGTGTCAAATTAAAGCGGAAGAAAAAAATTTACTATTTCATTCTGAAATTTCTGATCGCTTACCTTTTTTTGTATTAGTGGATGAACAACGCTTACGCCAAGTCCTACTTAACCTGTTAGGCAATGCGATTAAGTTCACTGACTTTGGCAGTGTAACCATGAAAGTCGAGGCGATCGCCAAAGAATCTACCGAAGGTGAAACCGCATCTCCATCTCCAGAGATGTTACCAGACACCTTAAAAGACGAATCAGTGGTTACAGGAAAAATTCGATTCACGATTAGCGATACAGGTCGAGGTATTGCTGCTGATAACCTTACTCAGATTTTTCTACCCTTTGAGCAGGTTGGCGATCGCCATGATCGTCCCGATGGTACAGGTTTAGGACTAGCCATCTCTCAGAAATTAGTAACAATGATGGGAGGTAAGCTCTGTGTTGAAAGTGAACTGGAGAAGGGCAGTCGTTTCTGGTTTGACTTGGAATTACCTGAAACTAGTGCTACGATCTTTACTCAAGGGACATCTAATTTGACAAATAATCGCGTAATTGGCTATGTGGGGCAAAAACGGACGATTTTAGTTGTAGATGACAAATGGGTAAACCGTAGCGTCATCGCTAAGTTGCTAGAGTCATGGGACTTTAATGTGATCGAAGCGGTCAACGGACATCATGGTATTACCATGGCAACCTCTAACTCCATTGATGCCATCATTACCGATTTAATTATGCCTGTGCTGGATGGATTTAAAATGGCTCAGATGCTTAGAGGGATGCCACAATTTCCACGTATTCCTATTCTGGCAATTTCTGCTAGTATCTTGCCCCAAGATCAAGCAAAAAGCCTAGAAGCAGGCTGTAGTGACTTTTTAGTGAAGCCAATTGAAGCAACAACTTTACTCAACAAACTAGCTCAGCATCTGAATCTATCTTGGATTTATGCCGAATCTCTGCCTTCTCCTCCATCTCTTGATTTGTATAATGCAGATCCTATCCGTCAGACTATTCCTCCAGATAGAGAACTCACGATCATTCGTGATGCCTTAGAGGTTGGAGATTTTAAGGCGATCGAGCAAGAAGCCCAGCGAATTGTTCAACTAGACACTCAATACCAGTGGTTTGTTAATCACCTAGTAACTTTGGCACAGGATTTTGACGAAATGAGCATTTTGCAGCTTATCAACTCGAATAATGGGCAGGAAAAGTCATGA
- a CDS encoding response regulator codes for MNGSQSAVIFIIDDNPANLKVLSQVLEMSGYKILIAMDGTSGLHRIHKALPDLILLDIMMPGIDGFETCRQLKDSEKTRDIPVIFMTALASSGDKVKGLSLGAVDYITKPFQQEEVIARIELHLKLRRLTQTLAEQNQQLKAEINQRQKVEEHLKILSRATEQSPSSIVITNVNGVVA; via the coding sequence ATGAACGGTAGTCAATCAGCAGTTATTTTTATTATCGATGACAATCCTGCCAACCTCAAAGTACTGTCACAGGTGCTAGAGATGTCTGGTTATAAGATTTTGATTGCGATGGATGGTACAAGTGGGCTTCACAGGATTCATAAAGCTTTGCCTGACTTGATTTTGTTAGATATCATGATGCCGGGGATTGATGGGTTTGAAACTTGCAGACAACTCAAAGACTCAGAAAAAACCCGTGATATCCCAGTGATCTTTATGACTGCTTTAGCTAGTTCTGGAGATAAAGTAAAGGGACTAAGTTTGGGGGCGGTTGACTATATCACTAAACCTTTTCAACAAGAAGAAGTAATTGCAAGGATTGAACTACATTTAAAATTACGCAGACTGACTCAGACTCTTGCTGAACAGAATCAACAACTGAAAGCAGAAATCAATCAACGCCAAAAAGTAGAAGAACATTTGAAAATTCTCTCTAGAGCTACGGAACAAAGTCCTTCTTCTATTGTGATTACTAATGTAAATGGCGTTGTTGCATAA
- a CDS encoding DUF3067 family protein, which yields MTGIQLRQAIANKWNFSYDVQLRKTQGKIFLQVMWRYQEQQSFSMSEVEFLQHLDTIASYLSDWGVVDQVQTFIANTKERPRLGKAVSIPLQIGERSLEWLVE from the coding sequence ATGACAGGCATACAACTCCGTCAAGCGATCGCGAATAAATGGAATTTTTCCTATGATGTACAATTACGAAAAACTCAAGGCAAAATCTTTTTGCAAGTAATGTGGCGCTATCAAGAGCAGCAGTCCTTTTCGATGAGTGAAGTCGAATTTCTGCAACATCTCGATACCATCGCTTCTTACTTAAGCGATTGGGGTGTAGTCGATCAGGTACAAACATTTATTGCTAATACCAAAGAACGCCCACGCCTTGGTAAAGCTGTAAGTATCCCTCTCCAAATTGGTGAGCGATCGCTAGAATGGCTAGTCGAGTAG
- a CDS encoding PCP reductase family protein, producing the protein MPESDYFEGLTWTAEAKVKYKNIPYFVRSQARQRIEQLAQAAGSDTITAEIVEKARVEFGQ; encoded by the coding sequence ATGCCAGAATCTGATTATTTTGAAGGTTTAACTTGGACAGCAGAAGCCAAGGTCAAATATAAAAACATTCCCTACTTTGTGCGATCGCAAGCTCGCCAAAGAATTGAGCAACTTGCACAGGCGGCAGGGAGTGATACGATTACTGCTGAAATTGTCGAAAAAGCTAGAGTTGAGTTTGGGCAATAG